From the genome of Melitaea cinxia chromosome 12, ilMelCinx1.1, whole genome shotgun sequence, one region includes:
- the LOC123658310 gene encoding transmembrane protein 183 — MPKKKGKKKAVNADFTINDSANAPKPVGRVKKSVETEAVPAKTWEDLQDDDFDIIEKLNADGTKNFVYKKKRNLSKTETDNNDTAIEYPEIVWYLISPYIKPEEVGNFARINKATYAITKRESFWRALYKRYCQNNPKLPEKLRIENSYKLYGLRQRVIRALYHTYDVFVKKILQQATQESQPHQLVRRRCVNVWYCKAQSYWFVYFKLKKSNADTRAKSLDFMEELGRIDANPEVDSQVLQVTCQQFYEVPPLMGMTLSSVSVVLSQGFRHHRLHLGFNTGHYNVSKNVIPECTVVIDTVVNILVYDWWHPKYPNFENRLPLIDEESLPVLKKDFFTSCNKDLGL, encoded by the exons ATGCCGaagaaaaaaggtaaaaaaaaggCGGTTAATGCAG attttaccataaatgattCTGCAAACGCACCGAAACCAGTAGGCAGAGTTAAAAAGTCAGTGGAAACTGAGGCTGTTCCTGCGAAAACTTGGGAGGATCTTCAGGATGACGATTTCGATATAATCGAGAAATTGAATGCAGATGGAACAAAGAATTtcgtgtataaaaaaaagagaaatctCTCTAAGACCGAGACGGACAACAATGACACCGCTATAGAGTACCCAGAGATAGTCTGGTACCTAATATCTCCTTACATTAAACCAGAGGAGGTCGGTAACTTTGCTAGAATTAACAAAGCAACGTATGCAATAACGAAACGCGAATCATTTTGGCGTGCATTATATAAGAGATATTGTCAAAATAATCCAAAGCTTCCAGAAAAGTTACGTATTGAAAACAGTTATAAACTGTACGGACTACGACAAAGAGTTATAAGAGCATTGTATCACACATATGACGTGTTTGTAAAAAAGATATTACAGCAAGCGACCCAGGAGAGTCAGCCTCATCAGTTGGTTCGAAGACGGTGCGTCAATGTTTGGTATTGTAAGGCACAATCATACTGGTTTGTTTATTTCAAACTCAAGAAATCCAATGCCGATACAAGAGCCAAATCGTTAGACTTCATGGAAGAACTCGGTCGAATCGATGCAAATCCAGAAGTGGATTCACAAGTTTTGCAG gtaACATGCCAACAGTTCTACGAAGTACCGCCATTAATGGGTATGACGTTGTCATCCGTGAGTGTGGTGCTATCACAAGGGTTCAGACACCATCGTCTACATCTCGGCTTTAACACTGGCCACTACAACGTTTCAAAGAATGTGATTCCAGAATGTACCGTAGTCATTGACACAGTTGTCAATATATTGGTGTATGATTGGTGGCATCCGAAGTACCCTAACTTTGAAAATAGGTTGCCATTAATTGACGAAGAATCGTTGCCAGTACtgaaaaaggatttttttacgTCTTGTAACAAAGATCTAGGATTGTAA